The genomic interval CACTGAAGGTGAAATATGTCCTCCATGAAACATCCGTGCCTGAAAAATATGAAAGGAAATGAGCTTTTTGTCACCTGTAATACTGTAATACATTATGTTTGCTTTAGTTTCTGCTAGACTGCACTTAAATATAAGGTTTTCCTCTGACTCAGTGTTGCACCGATTCACTGGTATAAATGTTTGGTCTAAGGTAAATGTGAAAGTATAGGCTACCTGACACAGTTGCCTCAGAACTAGCCATCACCAAGTTATTTTCAATCATGAAGCTGTAGGTGTCGCTGACTCGCACCGACTGCAGCGTGCTGAAGATGCTGAAGATCCCCTCAGAGCTGTTTATGAAAGTGGTGCTCCCATTCAGTTCCTGCTCAGTTTGGTTTAACCATGTAACAGCTGGCTTAGGAAACCACCCGACTGCCTCAGCAGACAGGGTGCCGTTTGAGAATGTGAAAGTGGGGGCTGAAAAAGCTGAAACAAGAAAAGCAGGAAGTAAAAATCACAAGTTAAAGTTAGCTGCTGTAACTGCATTTAAGTGACACAGTAGCAATAATACAATGCGTTGTAAACCGTGTATTAAATGTGCATATTCTGCTAATATATACAATTAAACTGGAAGAACCAGTCAGCCCACCTGCTGTTCTGAGGTAAATGCTGACCTCTCCTCCACCTTTAGAGGAGCTGATGCTGCACGTGTACTCCCCCTCATCACTGCGTTTCACGTTCCTcagcagcagagaggcattCCCTGTGACTACAGCCTCAGGGAAGAGCTGAGCTCTCCCTTTGAACTGTGAGGCCTGATCCGTCAGAGCCGGAGCTCCGTCCTTATACAGGTAAACCAGTCCGGTCAGATCCTTCTTCTTCCAGGTGACTGTCACTTTGTCTTGGGAGGTTTCTGTGTTGAGATAGCAGCTGAGGAGCTCATCCTCACTAAGGTTGGCGACAGGCTTGGTGCTTCTGCTTGCCACACCGGACTGGGACTCTGTGGGAGGTGGACGCAAACAAGGACACTATATACACAGATTATAGGCTTAAACATTAGAGTTAGGTTATTGATTTCCCATTTGTCGACAACTTAATAACagatttaaattatatttagtgAAAAGTGTTTGCTTTTTGGGAAAATCCAAAAGATTTTAAATCATGAGTTCAAGGCCAGGTTCACATTTTCCTCACTCACAtatccagagagagagaaagggtcACTGTCATTTCAAGAGATGGGGTAAAATCTTCACTCCAGTTAGAAATGCATCAGTTCAGCCAAAGCTATGAGTAGTCAACAAAGTTGTTAAattcaatatatatttatatacagatagactgtatataaagatggCTGTAGCATCCTTGTCTGCAAAACAAAGCCAGGGTGGAAGTGCATTatacctgcattctttctaatggccagcagagggtgACATTGTAGTTGTCTAGAAAATTACCCTACTGCTTACTTGATTCATAACCTCAATAAATATTTTCACAGCGACTTTATGGTCTCACTCAGACAATAATGTTATACATTTACTACTCTGTGACTGATAACTCACTTCTGTATGAACATGGCATTCCTTTGGGTCAGGATCACATCACTGCTGGCTTTATTGGCATTCAGCTGAACTAAGAGGCACTTAAACCAGAACCCTGCCCACCAGCTCCCTGGGGCACcatgtttataaataaaaaacatgttttgctgTTGTGCCTTatgtgcagttaaaaaaaaaatcaaacgaTATGTGAGTTAATGATTTACTAATAGCATGGTAAACCTGCATCAGTCAATCAATCATGTAATAGTAATGGGTGGAGGTGGAAACTCCTCTGTTTATATAAATATCAGATCTTTGTCAAGGAAACAGAACATGACTACACGGTACATGTACTACTAAGCTATAAACATTGTTCATATCTCTACATTTACATATCTGCTTCACTTACAAATATTTACAGAGCGTCACGCATGGAGCTACAAATGCACATAGACAGTTAAACGCTTGGTGCGGTTCTGTCAACCACAAGGATTAGCTGTATTTTAGGTTTGACAAACACAGCATGTGGTGAACACACCCATGTATCCCCTCAGGCCTCACAGAGCCATTGCTAATGAAAGCAGGATCCACACAGATCTGAGGGTCTTACTGGAGAAggccagagagaagaagaggatgacCAAGGTGCTAAGGATGGCGATGATGACGAGCATGctgtacaaaaagaaaaagatatcaGCGGTTTGGCTGAAATTCATTTGCAGATTAGTTTAATATCAGCGCTTCGAATAACTTCTATAACTGTTGGCTCTTTAGACCAACAGTCATAGAAGAATTCACAATAGTCACATGTCATAAAAGTTAGGAAGCATAAGTTTAATCTTCAAcaacatatttgttttttattatgatCTGAAACTTTAAAGCTAATCAGTTACTGCAGCGGCCAACTAGATTAAAGTTTTCTTTCTCAACTACTGTGCAGTAAAACTGCAATAATTCAGCAAATCAATTTAGTTACATATCACCACTGGAGACACTAAAATAGTTTCAAAACTGAATCACCACACCAAATATTCAAAGGTCACGGTCGCACCTGTAGAAGATGATTTGTCCGATGCTGGCCATGGCTCCTGGTCAgattccctctctctctgtatttATTCTATATCCACGTCTTCTCCAAGGGAAATATCAGTGTTTCAGTCTGACAGCAACCTGCACAGAACTGTCTGCTGCTCTATTTAGCCTCCCTCAGAGCACTTGGAAAATACAACACCATaagtaaatattatttttaaggtgtgttcttcatttttgttgACATGTCATCATTTatcttatcaaaataaaaattcgTGTGACTAATTTACAAGACAAAGAGACCCTGATTTAGCAGCTGCCTAATTAACTACATTAATTTAGTGATGTTTGATAAACTTTTACTAAGTGAAGGTGCTGTAAGCTCGGGTGGTGCTGTCCCattttgtatcacttcctgtgccTGTTCCACAGCACAGTGGTGTCCTTGTGtatgtgcttgctcataggggtcattttgactgttgggttttctctgtaattattgtagggtacaaagcgccttgactgttgtgatttggcgctatataaataaaactgaattgaggtGAAGGGTTCACATTTGAAGAAGCATTTTTACTGTAGTTATGACAGAATACGTTTTTAATGCTGGTTAACATTTTgttacaataaatacaaaagaatGGCACCCTGGCTTTGGCAGTTCACTCACTAAATGTTGATCTGTCAAGGAGGAAGAGCACATACGTAACACTTCTTTATCTATGCA from Archocentrus centrarchus isolate MPI-CPG fArcCen1 chromosome 21, fArcCen1, whole genome shotgun sequence carries:
- the LOC115800742 gene encoding V-set domain-containing T-cell activation inhibitor 1-like, whose translation is MASIGQIIFYSMLVIIAILSTLVILFFSLAFSKSQSGVASRSTKPVANLSEDELLSCYLNTETSQDKVTVTWKKKDLTGLVYLYKDGAPALTDQASQFKGRAQLFPEAVVTGNASLLLRNVKRSDEGEYTCSISSSKGGGEVSIYLRTAAFSAPTFTFSNGTLSAEAVGWFPKPAVTWLNQTEQELNGSTTFINSSEGIFSIFSTLQSVRVSDTYSFMIENNLVMASSEATVSGTDVSWRTYFTFSVASCPFGSVYLNVVTSIHCIYYAAL